In Candidatus Nitrosarchaeum limnium SFB1, the following proteins share a genomic window:
- a CDS encoding 3-methyl-2-oxobutanoate hydroxymethyltransferase, with protein MHKSVYDIIKKKKDGQKISAITSYDYTLGSLCDKAGIDILLVGDSAGMVMLGYENTIPVTMEQMCMFTEAVSRARNNALLVADLPFMSYQASIEDAIKNSGMLIKSGADAVKLEGGNSMVETISAIVDIGIPVIGHIGLQPQTTMLSQGYKVQGKTKDSAIKLIQDAKEIEEAGAFSIVLEMVSHEVAQMISETVSIPTIGIGSGVGCDGQILVVQDLLGMFEKIKPKFAKRYLNLNDDILKALENYKKDVESGTFPAQENWFSMDNDELTKLRN; from the coding sequence TTGCATAAATCAGTTTATGATATAATTAAAAAGAAAAAAGATGGACAAAAAATATCAGCAATTACAAGCTATGACTATACACTTGGATCATTGTGTGATAAAGCTGGAATAGATATACTACTTGTAGGAGACAGTGCTGGAATGGTAATGCTTGGATATGAAAATACCATACCTGTTACAATGGAACAAATGTGTATGTTTACAGAGGCAGTTAGTAGAGCAAGAAACAATGCATTATTAGTTGCAGATTTACCATTTATGTCCTACCAAGCAAGTATTGAGGATGCAATTAAAAATTCTGGAATGTTAATCAAGTCAGGAGCTGATGCAGTAAAACTTGAAGGAGGTAATTCTATGGTAGAGACAATTAGTGCAATAGTAGATATTGGAATTCCAGTAATTGGACATATTGGATTACAACCACAAACAACAATGTTATCGCAAGGTTACAAAGTACAAGGAAAAACAAAAGATTCTGCAATTAAATTAATTCAAGATGCAAAAGAAATTGAAGAAGCAGGTGCATTTAGTATCGTATTAGAGATGGTAAGTCATGAAGTTGCACAAATGATTTCTGAAACCGTTAGTATACCCACAATTGGAATTGGTTCAGGGGTTGGTTGTGATGGCCAAATATTAGTAGTTCAAGATTTGTTAGGCATGTTTGAGAAAATTAAACCAAAATTTGCTAAAAGATATTTGAATTTGAATGATGATATTTTAAAAGCACTTGAAAACTACAAAAAGGATGTTGAATCAGGCACATTTCCTGCACAAGAAAACTGGTTTTCGATGGATAATGATGAATTGACAAAATTACGAAATTGA
- a CDS encoding hypothetical protein (hypothetical protein Nmar_1719) — protein MSLIPKSHPRAKSLFIREKLVDGFDHGLVAKEGLLAHGRGEAFDYLLGEKTRNAAKKAIKAAAAQILLAKLPVISVNGNIAALCPKEIVKLAKTTKAKIEVNLFYANEKRKQNIIKTLKKSGAGDILGINRDSSTKLPGLDSARRIVDKNGIFAADVVIVPLEDGDRTIALRKAGKKVITFDLNPLSRTSQTANITIVDNVTRAIDLLIMNCEVLSKKIK, from the coding sequence ATGTCTTTAATTCCTAAATCTCATCCTAGGGCCAAATCTCTTTTTATAAGGGAAAAACTTGTAGATGGATTTGATCATGGGTTAGTAGCTAAAGAAGGTCTTTTAGCACATGGTAGAGGAGAAGCGTTTGATTATTTACTGGGTGAGAAAACAAGAAATGCTGCAAAAAAAGCAATAAAAGCTGCTGCTGCACAAATTCTTTTGGCAAAATTACCAGTTATCTCAGTTAATGGTAATATTGCTGCATTATGTCCAAAAGAAATAGTCAAACTCGCAAAGACTACAAAAGCAAAAATCGAAGTGAATCTATTTTATGCAAACGAAAAACGAAAACAAAACATCATAAAAACACTCAAAAAAAGTGGAGCGGGTGATATTCTAGGCATAAATCGAGATTCATCAACAAAATTACCAGGTTTAGATTCAGCTAGAAGAATAGTTGACAAAAATGGAATTTTTGCAGCAGATGTAGTAATAGTACCACTCGAGGATGGTGACAGAACAATTGCATTAAGAAAAGCTGGAAAAAAAGTAATTACTTTTGATCTAAACCCACTTTCAAGAACTTCACAAACAGCAAACATAACAATTGTAGACAATGTTACACGAGCAATAGATTTGTTAATAATGAATTGTGAGGTATTATCAAAAAAAATAAAGTAG
- a CDS encoding GHMP kinase, which translates to MEATAFCPAHITGFFKAYLENNNQKKSEELGSMGAGFSIKEGVTTHVNIFPKDNQSSNFKITTTGYQSDKTDVSEYVLNEFLKLGNFENLFFDIQHEITIPVGYGLGSSSAVALSLSYALDHVLKTKLDQTIIGKIAHNAEINCKTGLGDVLASYHGGFEIRVKPGAPGIGQVEKINTEDISIIMICFSPISTNKFIKERLFQINGLGGKMVDRLLESKNYEHFQDMSLEFAKYVQVMTLRMEKLIKELSSNGIKCGVALFGETVFTMIPIDKEKQVLKILEKYSDGIIIKSKLDNHGARLLNN; encoded by the coding sequence ATGGAGGCTACAGCATTTTGTCCTGCTCATATCACAGGTTTTTTCAAAGCATATTTGGAGAACAATAATCAAAAAAAGTCTGAAGAATTAGGCTCCATGGGAGCAGGATTTTCAATTAAAGAAGGAGTTACTACTCATGTCAATATTTTTCCCAAAGATAATCAAAGTTCAAACTTCAAAATTACAACTACAGGATATCAATCAGACAAAACAGATGTCTCGGAATATGTATTAAATGAATTTTTAAAGTTAGGAAATTTTGAAAATTTATTTTTTGATATACAACATGAAATTACAATACCTGTTGGGTATGGTTTAGGTTCTAGTAGTGCTGTTGCATTATCATTATCATATGCACTTGATCATGTTCTTAAAACAAAATTAGATCAAACTATCATTGGTAAAATTGCACATAACGCTGAAATAAATTGTAAAACAGGATTGGGTGATGTTTTAGCATCATATCATGGAGGCTTTGAAATAAGAGTTAAACCAGGAGCACCTGGTATAGGTCAAGTTGAAAAAATAAACACTGAAGATATTTCTATAATTATGATCTGTTTTTCTCCAATTTCCACTAACAAGTTCATCAAAGAACGCCTTTTTCAAATTAACGGTCTTGGAGGAAAAATGGTTGACAGATTATTAGAGTCAAAGAATTATGAACATTTTCAGGATATGTCTTTAGAGTTTGCAAAGTATGTACAAGTTATGACTTTAAGAATGGAGAAATTAATAAAAGAATTATCTTCAAATGGAATAAAGTGTGGGGTTGCATTATTTGGTGAAACAGTATTTACAATGATACCAATTGATAAAGAAAAACAAGTTTTAAAAATTTTAGAAAAATATTCGGATGGAATAATCATTAAATCAAAGTTGGATAATCATGGGGCTAGGCTGCTCAATAATTAA